A part of Pararhizobium sp. A13 genomic DNA contains:
- a CDS encoding cytochrome c family protein encodes MPLRLVLMSACLCLWVGLAHAGGDAEAGAQVFKKCGTCHTASEPVNRVGPSLMGVVGRPVATFAGYGYSDAMKAFGADGKVWDENLLAEYLLSPKAMVTGTKMSFAGLKKPQDIENVIAYLKTTATK; translated from the coding sequence ATGCCGCTGCGTCTTGTCCTGATGAGTGCCTGTCTCTGTCTTTGGGTGGGCCTTGCCCATGCCGGTGGCGACGCGGAAGCGGGGGCGCAGGTTTTCAAGAAGTGCGGCACCTGCCATACCGCGTCCGAGCCGGTGAACCGGGTCGGGCCGAGCCTGATGGGCGTCGTCGGTCGCCCGGTCGCGACATTTGCCGGCTATGGCTATTCCGATGCCATGAAGGCCTTCGGCGCGGATGGCAAAGTATGGGACGAAAATCTGCTTGCCGAATATCTTCTCAGCCCGAAAGCGATGGTGACGGGCACGAAGATGTCTTTTGCAGGCCTGAAAAAGCCTCAGGACATCGAAAACGTCATCGCCTATTTAAAGACCACAGCTACGAAATAA
- a CDS encoding thymidine kinase, giving the protein MAKLYFSYATMNAGKSTMLLQASYNYRERGMRTVILIAAFDDRAGTGRVSSRIGLSEDGIPFTHDDDLYALVERLHAEETIACVFVDEAQFLGEDQVWQLARVADRIGIPVMAYGLRTDFQGKLFPGSMALLAIADEMREVRTICHCGRKATMVARLDADGNVVREGAQVDVGGNEKYVVYCRRHWEDVMNEG; this is encoded by the coding sequence ATGGCAAAACTGTATTTCAGCTACGCCACCATGAATGCTGGAAAATCGACAATGCTCCTGCAGGCGTCCTACAATTATCGCGAACGCGGCATGCGCACCGTCATCCTGATCGCCGCCTTCGACGACCGGGCCGGCACGGGGCGAGTATCTTCCCGCATCGGGCTGAGCGAGGACGGCATTCCCTTCACCCATGACGACGATCTCTATGCATTGGTCGAACGCCTGCATGCCGAAGAAACAATTGCCTGCGTATTCGTCGACGAGGCGCAGTTTCTCGGCGAGGATCAGGTCTGGCAGCTGGCGCGCGTCGCCGATCGTATTGGCATTCCGGTTATGGCCTATGGATTGCGCACAGATTTCCAGGGCAAGCTCTTTCCCGGCTCGATGGCGCTCTTGGCGATTGCCGACGAAATGCGGGAGGTCCGTACGATCTGCCATTGCGGCCGCAAGGCAACGATGGTGGCGCGGCTCGACGCCGACGGCAATGTCGTCCGCGAGGGCGCCCAGGTTGATGTCGGCGGCAACGAGAAATACGTCGTCTACTGCCGCCGCCACTGGGAAGACGTGATGAACGAAGGCTGA
- a CDS encoding choline ABC transporter substrate-binding protein, with translation MSRLTLKFMLTAAVSLAALTANAYAAEPESCGTVRFSDVGWTDITATTATVSTILKGLGYETDIKVLSVPVTYQSLKNKDIDIFLGNWMPTQENDVRPFLDDKSVESFGPNLEGAKYTLATNAKGAELGIKDFKDIAAHKDELDGKIYGIEPGNDGNRLIIDMVDKDTFGLKGFEVVESSEQGMLAQVARAEKDSAPVVFLGWEPHPMNANFKLSYLSGGDDIFGPNFGGATVFTNVRAGYTTECPNVGKLLTNLKFSLPMENEIMGKILNDAKEPDAAAAEWLKANPTAIDPWLAGVTTKDGAEGLPAVKTALGL, from the coding sequence ATGAGCAGACTGACACTGAAATTCATGCTGACCGCGGCCGTATCGCTGGCTGCGCTGACCGCGAACGCTTATGCGGCCGAACCGGAAAGCTGCGGCACCGTCCGCTTTTCCGATGTCGGCTGGACCGACATCACCGCGACGACGGCAACCGTCAGCACGATCCTCAAGGGCCTCGGCTACGAGACGGACATCAAGGTCCTTTCCGTTCCCGTCACCTACCAATCGCTGAAGAACAAGGACATCGACATCTTTCTCGGCAACTGGATGCCGACGCAGGAAAATGACGTTCGCCCCTTCCTCGACGACAAGTCGGTGGAATCCTTCGGTCCCAACCTCGAGGGCGCCAAGTATACTCTGGCGACCAACGCCAAGGGTGCAGAGCTCGGCATCAAGGATTTCAAGGATATCGCAGCTCACAAGGATGAGCTCGACGGCAAGATCTACGGTATCGAGCCGGGCAATGACGGCAACCGCCTGATCATCGACATGGTCGACAAGGATACCTTCGGCCTCAAGGGCTTCGAAGTGGTCGAATCCTCCGAACAGGGCATGCTGGCGCAGGTCGCCCGCGCCGAAAAGGACAGCGCACCGGTTGTCTTCCTCGGCTGGGAACCGCACCCGATGAACGCCAACTTCAAGCTCAGCTACCTGTCCGGCGGCGATGACATCTTCGGCCCGAACTTCGGCGGCGCAACCGTGTTCACCAACGTGCGCGCGGGCTACACCACCGAATGCCCGAATGTTGGCAAGCTGCTGACCAATCTCAAGTTCTCGCTTCCGATGGAAAACGAGATCATGGGCAAGATCCTGAACGACGCCAAGGAGCCGGACGCGGCCGCCGCGGAATGGCTGAAGGCTAATCCGACCGCCATCGACCCCTGGCTTGCCGGCGTCACGACCAAGGACGGTGCCGAAGGATTGCCCGCCGTGAAAACAGCCCTCGGTCTCTGA
- the choW gene encoding choline ABC transporter permease subunit has protein sequence MDFLTEYRVPIGAGAKTFVDWLTTNFELFFDQLANFLSGVVAVLLFILQTPHALVVVAVVTALSWWLRRSIGITLFTCLGLLLIINQGYWKETTETLALVLAASFVSMAVGIPLGIVAARRPVVYAVMRPVLDLMQTIPTFVYLIPALILFGLGMVPGLIATVIFAIPAPIRLTRLGIISTPPSLVEAAVSFGATPSQVLRKIEIPFAMPQIMAGLTQTIMLSLSMVVIAALVGANGLGVPVLRALNTVNVAKGFEAGLCIVILAIILDRLFRSSDEGEGA, from the coding sequence GTGGATTTTTTGACCGAATATCGTGTTCCGATCGGCGCAGGGGCAAAGACCTTCGTCGATTGGCTCACCACCAATTTCGAACTGTTCTTCGATCAGCTCGCAAATTTTCTGTCCGGCGTTGTTGCCGTTCTGCTGTTCATCCTGCAGACACCGCATGCACTGGTCGTCGTCGCGGTTGTCACGGCGTTGTCTTGGTGGTTGCGCCGGTCGATCGGCATCACGCTGTTTACCTGTCTCGGGCTGCTCCTGATCATCAATCAGGGCTATTGGAAGGAAACGACGGAGACGCTGGCGCTGGTGCTTGCCGCCAGCTTTGTCAGCATGGCCGTCGGCATTCCGCTCGGCATCGTCGCGGCGCGCAGACCGGTGGTCTATGCCGTCATGCGCCCGGTCCTCGACCTGATGCAGACCATCCCGACCTTCGTCTACCTCATTCCGGCGCTGATCCTCTTCGGCCTCGGCATGGTGCCGGGCCTGATTGCAACGGTGATCTTCGCAATTCCCGCGCCGATCCGCCTGACTCGCCTCGGCATCATCTCGACGCCACCGTCTCTGGTGGAAGCAGCCGTTTCCTTCGGCGCAACGCCGTCGCAGGTGCTGCGCAAGATCGAAATCCCGTTTGCCATGCCGCAGATCATGGCCGGCCTCACCCAGACGATCATGCTCTCACTGTCGATGGTGGTCATCGCGGCTCTCGTTGGCGCCAACGGCCTCGGCGTGCCGGTACTGCGCGCGCTGAATACGGTGAACGTCGCCAAGGGCTTTGAAGCCGGGCTTTGCATCGTCATTCTCGCGATCATTCTCGACCGCCTGTTCCGCTCGTCCGATGAAGGAGAAGGCGCATGA
- the choV gene encoding choline ABC transporter ATP-binding protein → MTDAVVFKNVDIIFGNKPEAAIAMVDQGKTRDEIGAATGLVLGVADASLTITEGEILVLMGLSGSGKSTLLRAVNGLAPVVRGEVQVKTKHGTINPYKTSAKSLRDFRMHDVSMVFQQFALLPWRTVEDNVGFGLELAGVPESERKKRVGEQLELVNLTKWAGRQVKELSGGMQQRVGLARAFATGAPILLMDEPFSALDPLIRTRLQDELLEFQRRLKKTILFVSHDLDEAFRIGNRIAIMEGGRIIQCGTPQEIVKNPANQYVADFVQHMNPITMLTAMDVMQHGVNRIDGAAGVTATAKPTTPLIDILDAMSRQPGSIGVVDNGAVVGTINAQNVVEGLTRHRNRS, encoded by the coding sequence ATGACCGATGCCGTCGTTTTCAAGAATGTCGACATCATCTTCGGCAACAAGCCGGAAGCGGCCATCGCCATGGTCGATCAGGGCAAGACCCGCGATGAGATCGGCGCCGCGACCGGGCTTGTGCTTGGTGTCGCCGATGCGTCGCTGACCATCACCGAGGGCGAAATCCTCGTGCTGATGGGGTTGTCGGGCTCTGGCAAGTCGACGCTGCTGCGCGCCGTCAACGGGCTGGCGCCGGTGGTGCGCGGCGAAGTGCAGGTGAAAACCAAGCACGGGACGATCAACCCGTACAAGACAAGCGCCAAGTCGCTGCGCGACTTCCGCATGCACGATGTCTCCATGGTTTTCCAGCAGTTTGCTTTGCTGCCATGGCGCACCGTGGAGGACAATGTCGGCTTCGGGCTGGAATTGGCCGGCGTGCCGGAGAGCGAGCGCAAGAAGCGTGTCGGCGAACAACTGGAGCTGGTCAACCTGACGAAGTGGGCCGGCCGGCAGGTCAAGGAGCTCTCCGGCGGCATGCAGCAGCGTGTCGGCCTTGCCCGCGCCTTTGCCACCGGCGCGCCCATCCTGCTGATGGACGAACCCTTCTCGGCGCTCGATCCACTGATCCGCACCCGCCTGCAGGACGAGCTCCTCGAATTCCAGCGGCGGCTGAAGAAGACCATCCTCTTCGTCAGCCACGACCTCGACGAGGCCTTCCGGATCGGTAACCGCATCGCCATCATGGAAGGCGGGCGCATCATCCAGTGCGGCACGCCGCAGGAGATCGTCAAGAACCCGGCCAACCAGTATGTCGCCGATTTCGTCCAGCACATGAACCCGATCACCATGCTGACGGCGATGGACGTGATGCAGCACGGCGTCAACCGGATCGACGGCGCGGCCGGCGTCACGGCGACCGCCAAGCCGACAACGCCGCTGATCGACATCCTCGACGCGATGTCGCGCCAGCCGGGCAGCATCGGCGTAGTCGACAACGGCGCCGTCGTCGGAACCATCAATGCGCAGAACGTCGTGGAAGGCTTGACCCGGCACCGCAACAGAAGTTGA
- a CDS encoding HugZ family protein, which produces MAEKPSVLRETDDEARKLARILLRSARSAALAVIEPASNGFPFVSRVLLGIDTDGTPVTLVSALSTHTQALSADTRCSLLTGEVGKGDPLAHPRLTVQCEAEKVERDGASHARIRARFLRRHPKSELYIDFPDFAFFRLQPVKASLNGGFGRAYALDGEDLLIRSPGIDDLAAMEERAIEHMNSDHPDAASRYAQVYCKAEGADWRICGLDAAGVDLASGDQLRRLEYDALLQSAGELRMMLVKLYG; this is translated from the coding sequence ATGGCCGAAAAACCTTCCGTGCTGCGCGAAACCGACGACGAGGCGCGCAAGCTTGCCCGCATCCTGTTGCGCTCCGCTCGCAGCGCCGCCCTCGCCGTCATCGAGCCGGCAAGCAACGGTTTTCCCTTCGTCAGCCGCGTGCTTCTTGGCATCGACACGGACGGGACGCCAGTCACGCTGGTCTCGGCTCTCTCGACCCACACCCAGGCATTGTCCGCCGATACCCGCTGCTCGCTGCTGACCGGCGAAGTCGGCAAGGGCGATCCGCTCGCCCATCCCCGTCTGACCGTTCAGTGCGAGGCCGAAAAAGTCGAACGCGACGGTGCGTCGCATGCCCGTATTCGCGCACGCTTCCTCCGCCGCCATCCAAAGTCGGAACTCTATATCGACTTTCCGGACTTTGCCTTCTTCAGGTTGCAGCCGGTGAAGGCCAGCCTCAATGGCGGCTTTGGCCGGGCCTATGCGCTTGATGGCGAAGACCTGCTCATTCGCTCGCCGGGAATCGACGATCTCGCAGCGATGGAAGAGCGGGCAATCGAGCACATGAACAGCGACCATCCCGATGCGGCGAGCCGCTATGCGCAGGTCTATTGCAAGGCCGAAGGTGCCGACTGGCGAATCTGCGGCCTCGATGCCGCCGGGGTCGATCTCGCCTCCGGCGATCAATTAAGAAGACTCGAATATGATGCACTATTGCAATCCGCGGGCGAACTGCGCATGATGCTGGTGAAACTTTACGGTTAA
- a CDS encoding metalloregulator ArsR/SmtB family transcription factor: MQTISPQKHGKAEIAAEFLSAMANPKRLLILRSLVNQEMAVGVLANQVGLSQSALSQHLSKLRAQNLVTTRRDAQTIYYSSSSDAVLKVLKTLTEIYGEEPAPAERVAQRRTA; this comes from the coding sequence ATGCAAACGATCTCTCCTCAGAAACACGGCAAGGCTGAAATAGCTGCGGAGTTTCTGTCGGCCATGGCAAACCCCAAGCGTCTGCTGATTCTGCGTTCACTGGTGAACCAGGAAATGGCAGTTGGTGTATTGGCAAACCAGGTCGGCCTCAGCCAGTCTGCCCTGTCGCAACATCTCTCGAAATTGCGTGCCCAGAATCTCGTGACCACCCGCAGGGATGCGCAGACAATCTACTATTCAAGCTCTTCGGATGCTGTCCTGAAAGTGTTGAAAACACTGACGGAAATCTATGGCGAAGAACCTGCCCCGGCCGAACGGGTCGCGCAGCGCCGTACCGCCTGA
- a CDS encoding Gfo/Idh/MocA family oxidoreductase — MNTIAKNRPSPSTVRWAVLGTGTIASTFAEDIRLAGNAELVAVCSRTAEAASTFSQRFGGLRILPNIEALASDAEIDAVYLATPNTTHFKQAQSLLRAKIPVLVEKPLVTTAAQAQHLAQLAGETNTFAMEALWTVFLPAVSRVRTLLADNAIGAVTGIRAELAYVRAFDRDSRFFSKALGGGSLLDLGAYPIGITLALFGFPQAVTGRWRAAPTGVDMSAEIKLEYSGFDASLSCAFDRNGSNRFIIEGDQGSLVIDAPFLQASRVIVTRNSVARHLVIPPGSGLLSGLVGKMGRKLPLPGLTVHDHGYPGNGLQFEIEAASKAILEGKCEQPLMPLGTSIAALEIIETVLAQPAS; from the coding sequence ATGAACACGATTGCCAAAAACCGGCCATCGCCGTCGACCGTCAGATGGGCGGTGCTCGGGACCGGCACCATCGCCTCCACCTTTGCCGAGGACATCCGTTTGGCCGGCAACGCCGAGCTTGTTGCCGTGTGCTCGCGGACGGCCGAGGCGGCAAGCACCTTCTCACAGCGCTTTGGTGGGCTTCGGATTCTACCCAACATCGAGGCTCTGGCATCCGACGCGGAGATTGACGCCGTCTATCTGGCAACGCCGAACACCACCCATTTCAAACAGGCGCAATCGCTGTTGCGCGCTAAAATACCTGTCCTTGTCGAAAAGCCATTGGTGACGACTGCGGCACAAGCGCAGCATCTGGCACAGCTGGCCGGGGAAACGAACACATTCGCCATGGAGGCTCTCTGGACCGTGTTCCTGCCGGCAGTCAGCCGGGTGCGCACCCTTCTTGCCGACAACGCGATCGGCGCTGTCACCGGCATTCGAGCGGAACTCGCCTATGTCAGAGCCTTCGACAGGGACAGCCGCTTCTTCTCGAAAGCGCTCGGCGGCGGCTCGCTTCTTGATCTGGGGGCCTATCCAATCGGGATAACGCTCGCGCTGTTCGGTTTTCCGCAAGCGGTGACCGGGCGGTGGCGCGCCGCACCCACGGGGGTCGACATGTCGGCCGAGATCAAGCTGGAATATTCCGGCTTCGATGCCTCCCTCTCCTGTGCATTCGATCGCAATGGCAGCAATCGTTTCATCATCGAAGGCGACCAGGGAAGCTTGGTGATCGACGCGCCATTCCTGCAGGCAAGCCGTGTCATCGTCACGAGAAATTCTGTTGCTCGTCATCTGGTGATCCCGCCCGGCTCCGGCCTCCTATCGGGCCTCGTCGGCAAGATGGGACGCAAGCTGCCCCTGCCCGGTCTGACGGTCCATGACCACGGCTACCCCGGCAACGGACTGCAGTTCGAGATCGAAGCGGCAAGCAAGGCCATCCTCGAGGGAAAATGCGAACAACCGCTGATGCCGCTTGGTACCAGCATTGCCGCGCTCGAGATCATCGAAACCGTACTGGCTCAGCCCGCGTCATAA
- a CDS encoding Gfo/Idh/MocA family oxidoreductase, with amino-acid sequence MSGQTGIAFIGAGFVADYYMTTLANHPQLRLAGVFDIDPVRLQQFCAHWNVRAYASGEEALADPSVAIVVNLTPPESHHAVNNAALLAGKHVYCEKPLAMTVDEARELVDLADARELVLAGAPANALSDARAHCAEILSAGVIGTPRLVYAEMEDGPVFLDKWQEWRSRSGAKWPAVHEFEIGCTLEHAGYATSWLVSLFGPVAHVAAFSALTFPNKGPGTENLALGPDFSVGCLTFRSGLVARLTSGLAMPRDRSLTIVGDKGTIVVRDLWDNRSPIHVELAGARRPLLHRLIDRLEWQFQRKFAFRLTAGKPLAYRRPAEKNVLPAYPSQIDFVRGIAAQADAIRQNTKPFFSGGTALHLTDIVLALNAGKRDHTPSGYDAG; translated from the coding sequence ATGAGCGGACAGACGGGCATCGCCTTCATCGGCGCGGGTTTCGTCGCCGACTATTACATGACGACGCTGGCAAACCATCCGCAGTTGCGGCTAGCCGGTGTCTTCGACATTGATCCTGTGCGGCTGCAACAGTTCTGTGCCCACTGGAACGTCCGCGCCTACGCCTCTGGCGAGGAGGCGCTTGCGGACCCGAGTGTTGCCATCGTCGTCAACCTGACGCCGCCGGAAAGCCATCATGCCGTCAACAACGCGGCATTACTCGCCGGCAAGCATGTCTATTGCGAAAAGCCGCTGGCGATGACGGTGGATGAGGCGCGCGAACTGGTTGATCTGGCGGACGCGAGGGAGCTGGTATTGGCGGGCGCGCCGGCCAACGCGCTCAGCGATGCCCGGGCGCACTGCGCCGAAATCCTCAGCGCCGGTGTCATCGGTACACCGCGCCTCGTTTACGCGGAAATGGAGGATGGACCGGTCTTCCTCGACAAGTGGCAGGAGTGGCGAAGCCGCTCCGGTGCGAAATGGCCGGCGGTGCACGAATTCGAAATCGGCTGCACGCTGGAACATGCGGGCTACGCGACAAGCTGGCTCGTGTCGCTGTTCGGTCCCGTGGCGCATGTCGCGGCTTTCTCCGCGCTGACCTTTCCCAACAAGGGACCAGGTACCGAAAATCTCGCTCTCGGACCGGATTTTTCCGTCGGCTGTCTGACATTCCGCTCGGGCCTTGTCGCCCGCCTCACGAGCGGACTTGCCATGCCGCGCGACCGGTCGCTGACGATCGTCGGCGACAAGGGCACCATCGTCGTGCGTGATCTCTGGGACAATCGCTCACCGATCCATGTCGAGTTGGCGGGCGCGAGGCGACCGCTGCTTCATCGCCTGATCGATCGTCTGGAATGGCAGTTTCAGCGGAAATTTGCATTTCGTCTGACGGCCGGAAAGCCGTTGGCCTATCGGCGTCCTGCGGAGAAAAACGTCCTGCCCGCCTATCCGTCGCAGATCGATTTCGTGCGCGGGATTGCTGCGCAGGCGGATGCGATCAGGCAAAACACCAAACCATTCTTTTCGGGCGGGACCGCGCTGCACCTGACGGACATCGTGCTGGCGCTGAATGCCGGCAAACGGGATCATACTCCGAGCGGTTATGACGCGGGCTGA
- a CDS encoding glycoside hydrolase family 9 protein translates to MEILPKLQASLALALLVFLSTQARAADMITDGAFEKGEDGFWATGGVALSHERGKLCADIEAGGEPWDRLLGVNDLLFAAGASYRLKMMLESKDERIFPVLVQRNAAPWTAQATFNAEIKAGEEGFSTVFKAMEAEPAQIIFHLGGAEKPWRLCLDDVAIREAKPEEVVAAAKKVARDLPALVNQAGYFLDGPKRATILSDATKPLAFKLEDAQGVVVGEGMTAPAGFDETAGAETQIADFSAFATAGEGYRVVVGGRKSYPFSVGRDVYGKLRVDALSWFYPQRSGIAIKGDIAGEAYARPAGHLQDSPNQGDAQVTCLTGKVAAELYGEDWTCDYALDVSGGWYDAGDQGKYVVNGGIAVAQLLGTFERGVVYGKGASPVISDSLSRIPENGNGVPDILDEARWELEFMIKMMVPDGQPLAGMVHHKIHDTKWTDVPMLPHLDPEERALHRPSTAATLNLAAAAAQGARLFAPYDEAFSETLLAAAKKAWLAAAANPVLYAPTSDGLQGGGDYDDTDIADETYWAAAELYITTGETKYLTALKTSIHWAGPVFSAIGAFDWRSVAGLGRLDLALYGDRLPDEDKAMVRVSVVSAARNFMSLQKKEPFGQIYRPANNRYDWGSNQLILQNMIVVSAGYDLTGEKRFLNGVRESMDYIFGRNAMNMSYVTGYGSVFAKNQHSRWYAHQLDDTLPNPPAGTLAGGPNSTLVDDVSKARLKGCLPQTCYVDDIMAWGANEMTINWNAPLVYIASFLADAR, encoded by the coding sequence ATGGAAATCTTGCCAAAACTTCAGGCCAGTCTGGCGCTTGCGCTTCTCGTCTTTCTTTCCACGCAGGCGCGCGCGGCCGACATGATTACTGATGGCGCCTTTGAAAAGGGCGAGGACGGCTTCTGGGCAACCGGCGGCGTTGCGCTGTCGCACGAGCGCGGAAAGTTGTGCGCCGATATCGAAGCCGGCGGGGAGCCCTGGGATCGCCTGCTCGGCGTCAACGACCTGCTCTTTGCTGCGGGTGCGTCCTACCGGTTGAAGATGATGCTCGAAAGCAAGGACGAGCGTATTTTCCCGGTCCTGGTTCAGCGCAATGCCGCGCCGTGGACGGCACAGGCAACATTCAATGCAGAGATCAAGGCCGGGGAGGAGGGGTTCTCGACCGTCTTCAAAGCGATGGAGGCAGAACCCGCGCAGATCATTTTTCATCTCGGCGGCGCCGAAAAGCCGTGGCGGCTTTGCCTCGATGACGTGGCGATCAGAGAAGCCAAGCCCGAAGAGGTCGTGGCGGCGGCGAAAAAGGTGGCGCGCGACTTGCCGGCCCTTGTCAACCAGGCGGGCTATTTCCTCGATGGACCGAAGCGGGCGACGATCCTGTCGGATGCCACCAAACCGCTGGCATTCAAGCTTGAAGATGCTCAGGGTGTGGTGGTGGGCGAGGGCATGACGGCTCCGGCCGGTTTCGACGAAACGGCTGGCGCTGAGACCCAGATTGCCGATTTTTCCGCTTTTGCGACGGCCGGCGAGGGTTATCGCGTGGTTGTCGGCGGCAGGAAGAGCTACCCATTTTCTGTTGGCCGCGACGTCTACGGCAAATTGCGCGTCGATGCGCTGTCGTGGTTTTATCCGCAGCGTAGCGGCATCGCGATCAAGGGCGATATCGCCGGGGAGGCCTACGCCCGTCCTGCCGGACACCTGCAGGACAGCCCCAATCAGGGTGACGCGCAGGTCACCTGCCTGACCGGCAAGGTGGCGGCGGAACTCTACGGCGAGGACTGGACCTGCGACTATGCGCTCGACGTCTCCGGAGGCTGGTACGATGCCGGCGATCAGGGCAAATACGTGGTCAATGGCGGGATCGCGGTGGCGCAACTTCTTGGCACGTTCGAACGCGGCGTGGTCTACGGCAAAGGGGCGTCGCCGGTGATCAGCGACAGCCTGTCGCGCATTCCCGAAAACGGCAACGGTGTTCCCGACATTCTCGATGAGGCCCGTTGGGAACTCGAATTCATGATAAAGATGATGGTGCCCGACGGCCAGCCCTTGGCCGGCATGGTGCATCACAAGATACACGACACGAAATGGACCGACGTGCCGATGCTGCCGCATCTCGATCCAGAAGAGCGGGCATTGCATCGCCCCTCGACGGCCGCGACGCTCAATCTCGCGGCTGCGGCGGCGCAAGGCGCTCGGCTGTTTGCGCCCTATGACGAGGCGTTCTCCGAAACGCTGCTGGCCGCGGCGAAAAAGGCCTGGCTCGCCGCCGCTGCCAATCCGGTGCTCTATGCGCCGACGTCGGACGGCCTGCAGGGCGGCGGTGACTATGACGACACCGATATTGCCGACGAAACCTATTGGGCGGCGGCGGAGCTTTATATCACCACCGGAGAGACCAAGTATCTCACTGCGTTGAAAACCTCCATCCATTGGGCAGGGCCGGTTTTTTCTGCCATCGGAGCCTTCGATTGGCGCAGTGTCGCGGGGCTCGGCCGTCTCGACCTGGCGCTCTACGGCGACAGGCTTCCGGACGAGGACAAGGCGATGGTTCGCGTCTCTGTCGTCTCGGCTGCCAGAAATTTCATGAGCCTGCAGAAGAAGGAACCCTTCGGGCAGATTTATCGGCCGGCCAACAACCGCTATGACTGGGGATCCAACCAGCTGATCCTGCAAAACATGATCGTCGTATCGGCGGGATACGACCTGACAGGCGAAAAGCGGTTCCTCAATGGCGTCCGCGAGAGCATGGATTACATCTTCGGGCGGAATGCCATGAACATGTCTTATGTCACCGGCTATGGCAGCGTCTTTGCAAAGAACCAGCATAGCCGTTGGTATGCCCATCAGCTCGACGACACGCTTCCCAATCCGCCAGCCGGGACACTGGCGGGCGGACCGAATTCGACGCTGGTCGACGACGTGTCGAAGGCACGGCTCAAGGGCTGCCTGCCGCAGACTTGCTATGTCGACGATATCATGGCCTGGGGAGCCAACGAAATGACGATCAACTGGAATGCACCGCTGGTCTATATTGCCTCTTTCCTGGCGGATGCCCGATGA